The following proteins come from a genomic window of Geomonas sp. RF6:
- a CDS encoding putative sensor domain DACNV-containing protein: MYTSVCKGTEGHAYPHDLVEFIYQQWRSPSFIERLCCAGGDTSLQLPDPVVLEQVISICYQASLLREEERPIMFRLILRDAELFPVEEGPPTGLHRLIFSKLRPFNEYELHRLAPAADFHRTLIGVTTVSGDGAHIWGLVHSGARWMQSVYGGRKTFAPLPLALVVYVTGPGHITVCVGSEIVASLIGGQINCPTLDVFNSRWIADSLATVRAEMWEMHLAARARSETRWATLDPEFGKNVGQQVMRRIVSVVRNSHHGGMLVYLPPEMTQEILGDNRYMTIKYQFLELESRERFRRLTLQIMNTMAEVHGPYEAGKMVGWQEYVTSNDEAIALLDEAIFDVAHFMGVLAAVDGAVVITKRQELLGFGGVISGDIDKVATVNHALDIEGSVVEPVSSEGVGTRHRAAYRLCQELHEAIVLVISHDGNVQIVKWHNGSVTYWDQVPAGIPGF; the protein is encoded by the coding sequence ATGTACACTTCGGTATGCAAAGGAACGGAAGGGCATGCCTACCCGCACGATCTCGTCGAGTTCATCTATCAGCAATGGCGCAGTCCCAGTTTCATCGAGAGACTCTGCTGCGCAGGGGGTGATACTTCTCTGCAGCTCCCCGATCCCGTGGTCCTGGAACAGGTCATTTCCATCTGCTACCAGGCGAGCCTTCTGCGGGAGGAAGAGCGCCCTATCATGTTTCGCCTCATCCTGCGCGACGCGGAGCTCTTCCCGGTGGAGGAGGGGCCCCCAACGGGGCTGCATCGCCTCATCTTCTCGAAGCTCCGCCCTTTCAACGAGTATGAGCTCCATCGCCTCGCCCCCGCTGCCGATTTCCACCGGACCCTCATCGGTGTGACCACCGTCTCCGGCGACGGCGCCCACATCTGGGGTCTCGTGCATTCTGGCGCGCGCTGGATGCAGTCGGTGTACGGCGGCCGCAAGACGTTCGCACCCCTTCCCCTCGCCCTCGTGGTTTATGTAACCGGCCCTGGCCACATCACTGTCTGCGTCGGCTCGGAGATCGTCGCTTCTCTCATCGGTGGACAGATCAATTGCCCCACTCTCGATGTCTTCAACTCACGCTGGATCGCCGACAGCCTCGCCACGGTGCGAGCGGAGATGTGGGAGATGCATCTCGCCGCCCGCGCACGCTCCGAGACGCGGTGGGCCACGCTCGATCCGGAATTCGGGAAGAACGTGGGGCAACAGGTCATGCGACGCATCGTCAGCGTGGTGCGCAACTCTCATCACGGCGGCATGCTGGTCTATCTCCCGCCGGAAATGACCCAGGAGATTCTTGGCGACAACCGCTACATGACCATCAAGTACCAGTTCCTGGAACTCGAGTCGCGCGAGCGCTTCCGCAGACTGACGCTGCAGATCATGAACACCATGGCAGAGGTGCATGGCCCGTACGAGGCTGGAAAGATGGTGGGGTGGCAGGAGTATGTGACCAGCAACGACGAGGCTATAGCCCTGCTCGATGAGGCGATATTCGATGTGGCCCACTTCATGGGGGTGCTTGCTGCGGTGGACGGGGCGGTGGTTATAACGAAGCGACAGGAGCTTCTCGGTTTCGGCGGGGTCATTTCGGGGGACATCGACAAGGTGGCGACGGTAAATCACGCTCTTGATATAGAGGGGTCCGTTGTGGAGCCTGTCTCCAGTGAAGGGGTGGGCACCCGCCACCGTGCCGCGTACCGTCTCTGCCAGGAGTTGCACGAGGCGATCGTGCTGGTGATCTCCCACGACGGGAACGTTCAGATCGTGAAGTGGCACAACGGTTCTGTCACCTACTGGGATCAGGTGCCCGCCGGCATTCCCGGCTTCTAG
- the dinB gene encoding DNA polymerase IV: MSLEHTRTIMHIDMNAFFASVEQQSNPNLRGKPIAVIGAAKRTVITTCSYEARAFGVKTGMNTWEARQKCPELILVVGNNRKYTYTSTQIVAIMREYTPMVEVFSIDEAFLDVTGSLALFGSAEEIARAIKSRIRERFGLTCSVGIAPNKLLAKLASDMQKPDGLTVIAPDQVRKVLERMPIKELCGIGSKMQQHLAKFGIRTCGELARFPVDILRKSFGVTGERLHYMALGVDDSPVVPSEEAEEVKSVGHSTTLDHDLTERDDIVRYLLQLAEMVGRRARKYQVAGKTVTLTVRYADFTTFGKQTTLPSHTNNSDEIYRASVKLLDTIVLTQPVRLLGVKISNLRYHNQQLALFPEEQKKAALASAMDDVNNRFGEFSVTFGTLLGSDGGSKVISPAWRPEGVRNVDVD, encoded by the coding sequence ATGAGCCTGGAGCACACCCGCACCATCATGCACATCGACATGAACGCATTCTTTGCGTCGGTCGAGCAACAGAGCAACCCCAATCTGCGCGGCAAGCCGATCGCCGTCATCGGTGCGGCGAAGCGCACCGTCATCACCACCTGTTCCTACGAGGCCCGCGCCTTTGGGGTAAAGACCGGGATGAACACTTGGGAGGCGCGCCAGAAGTGCCCGGAGCTCATCCTGGTGGTGGGAAACAACCGTAAATACACCTACACCTCGACGCAGATCGTGGCGATCATGCGGGAGTACACACCGATGGTGGAGGTCTTCTCCATCGACGAGGCATTCCTCGATGTCACCGGATCGCTCGCCCTCTTCGGCTCCGCAGAGGAGATAGCCCGCGCCATCAAATCCCGCATCCGGGAGCGGTTCGGCCTTACCTGCTCCGTGGGGATCGCCCCCAACAAGCTCCTCGCGAAACTTGCCTCCGACATGCAGAAGCCGGACGGGCTCACCGTCATCGCCCCCGATCAGGTCAGGAAGGTTCTCGAACGGATGCCGATCAAGGAGCTGTGCGGCATCGGGTCGAAAATGCAGCAGCACCTCGCCAAGTTCGGGATCCGCACCTGCGGCGAACTTGCCAGGTTCCCTGTGGATATCCTCAGGAAGAGCTTCGGTGTGACCGGCGAAAGGCTGCACTACATGGCGCTCGGCGTAGACGACTCGCCTGTCGTGCCGAGCGAGGAGGCGGAAGAGGTAAAAAGCGTCGGGCACAGCACGACGCTCGACCACGACCTGACCGAGCGGGACGACATCGTGCGCTACCTCCTGCAGCTCGCCGAGATGGTCGGACGCCGCGCGAGGAAGTACCAGGTCGCAGGAAAGACCGTCACCCTCACCGTCCGCTATGCCGACTTCACCACCTTCGGAAAGCAGACCACCCTCCCCTCCCATACGAACAACAGCGACGAGATCTACCGCGCCTCCGTGAAGCTTCTGGACACCATCGTCCTCACGCAGCCGGTGCGCCTCCTCGGGGTGAAGATCAGCAATCTGCGCTACCACAACCAGCAGCTCGCCCTCTTTCCCGAGGAGCAGAAGAAGGCGGCCCTGGCAAGCGCCATGGATGACGTAAACAACCGCTTCGGCGAGTTTTCCGTTACCTTTGGGACGCTGCTCGGGAGTGATGGCGGGTCGAAGGTCATCTCTCCAGCCTGGCGGCCGGAGGGGGTGCGTAACGTCGATGTGGACTAG
- a CDS encoding nucleotide sugar dehydrogenase — MGSERKISVVGLGYVGLPVAIAFGKVRRTVGFDINPRRIAELRDGIDRTGEVTSEDLGSADILFTDSVEDLKRADFHIVAVPTPVDKAKQPDLRLLMKATETVGKALKRGDIVVYESTVYPGVTEEVCLPILEKVSGLASGRDFTIGYSPERINPGDKEHTFTRITKVVSGQDEETLEIVASVYSSVVCAVHRAPSIKVAEAAKVIENTQRDLNIALMNELALIFDRLGIDTTAVLAAAGSKWNFLKFKPGLVGGHCIGVDPYYLTHKAEKTGYIPQVILAGRRINDGMGRFIAHRAVKEMIRAGHSVRGNCITVLGLTFKEDCPDLRNSKVFDIIHELQDYGAEVQVSDPLADREEAAREYGVKLLSPEELKPAVAVVAAVAHAQYRKWTLDQVVKLMGKNPVLIDVKGMYDSKAMLDAGVRVWNL, encoded by the coding sequence ATGGGTTCTGAAAGGAAGATATCGGTGGTGGGGCTCGGATACGTCGGCCTTCCCGTAGCCATTGCCTTCGGAAAGGTGCGGCGCACGGTCGGGTTCGACATCAATCCGAGAAGGATCGCGGAACTGCGAGATGGAATAGACCGGACCGGTGAGGTGACGAGCGAGGATCTTGGCTCCGCGGACATCCTCTTCACCGACAGTGTGGAAGATCTGAAGAGGGCGGATTTTCACATCGTCGCAGTTCCGACGCCTGTGGACAAGGCGAAGCAGCCGGACCTGAGGCTGTTGATGAAGGCGACGGAGACGGTCGGGAAGGCGCTGAAGCGTGGCGACATCGTGGTGTACGAATCGACGGTCTATCCGGGGGTGACGGAGGAGGTCTGCCTCCCGATACTGGAGAAGGTCTCGGGGCTTGCCAGCGGGAGGGATTTCACCATCGGGTACAGCCCGGAGCGGATCAACCCCGGCGACAAGGAGCATACCTTCACCAGGATTACGAAGGTGGTGTCGGGGCAGGACGAGGAGACGCTGGAGATCGTCGCATCGGTATACTCCTCGGTTGTCTGCGCCGTGCACCGCGCTCCCTCCATCAAGGTGGCGGAGGCTGCGAAGGTCATCGAGAACACGCAGCGCGACCTGAATATCGCGTTGATGAACGAGCTCGCCCTCATCTTTGACAGGCTGGGGATCGATACGACCGCGGTGCTCGCCGCCGCAGGGAGCAAGTGGAACTTCCTGAAGTTCAAGCCCGGACTGGTAGGGGGGCACTGCATCGGCGTCGATCCGTACTATCTCACGCACAAGGCGGAGAAAACGGGGTACATCCCGCAGGTAATTCTGGCCGGCAGGAGGATCAACGACGGGATGGGGCGCTTCATAGCACACCGCGCCGTAAAGGAGATGATACGTGCCGGGCACAGCGTTCGGGGAAATTGCATCACCGTGCTGGGGCTGACCTTCAAGGAGGACTGCCCGGATCTGAGGAACTCGAAGGTGTTCGACATCATCCACGAGTTGCAGGATTATGGGGCCGAGGTGCAGGTTAGCGATCCGCTGGCGGACCGTGAAGAGGCTGCGAGGGAGTATGGGGTGAAGCTGCTCAGCCCAGAAGAGCTGAAGCCTGCCGTCGCAGTTGTGGCAGCTGTTGCTCACGCGCAGTACCGCAAGTGGACCCTTGACCAGGTGGTGAAGCTAATGGGGAAAAACCCCGTGCTGATTGACGTCAAGGGGATGTACGACAGCAAGGCGATGCTCGATGCGGGAGTAAGGGTGTGGAACCTGTAG